In Streptomyces sp. NBC_01381, a genomic segment contains:
- a CDS encoding 2-aminoethylphosphonate ABC transporter permease subunit, with protein sequence MASTTLTAPARKERKEEPPLKIPRWVWALPPVALLGVFFLYPIALVVQQSVQPDTGGTSVQPYSDVFASEAFREALGTTVWLAVGSTVGCLVLGFALALVIAFVPFPGGKAVAKFIDVFLSFPSFLITLALLFIYGTKGMANGIWTDATGAADGPFQFLTTPWGVLLAEITYFTPFVMRPLLAAFSQIDTAQIEVASSLGAKPARIVRRVILPEALPALAAGGSLVLVMCLNEFGIVLFTGAKGVTTLPMLVYSKAILESDYPAACVVAVVNIAISVGLYSLYRVVSRRVGA encoded by the coding sequence ATGGCTAGCACCACGCTGACCGCTCCCGCGCGGAAGGAGCGGAAGGAGGAGCCGCCCCTGAAGATACCGAGGTGGGTGTGGGCCCTGCCCCCCGTCGCGCTGCTCGGGGTCTTCTTTCTCTACCCCATCGCCCTCGTCGTCCAGCAGTCCGTGCAGCCCGATACCGGGGGGACCTCGGTTCAGCCGTACTCCGATGTGTTCGCATCGGAGGCGTTTCGGGAAGCGCTCGGGACCACCGTGTGGCTGGCCGTGGGGTCGACCGTGGGGTGTCTGGTGCTCGGGTTCGCGCTCGCGCTCGTCATTGCCTTTGTGCCGTTCCCGGGAGGAAAGGCCGTCGCGAAGTTCATCGACGTCTTCCTCTCCTTTCCGTCCTTCCTCATCACCCTCGCCCTGCTGTTCATCTACGGCACCAAGGGCATGGCCAACGGGATATGGACGGATGCGACGGGGGCTGCAGACGGGCCGTTCCAGTTCCTCACCACGCCCTGGGGTGTTCTCCTCGCCGAGATCACCTACTTCACGCCCTTCGTGATGCGCCCGCTGCTCGCCGCGTTCTCGCAGATCGACACCGCGCAGATCGAGGTCGCGTCCAGCCTGGGCGCCAAGCCCGCCCGTATCGTCCGGCGGGTCATCCTGCCCGAGGCGCTGCCCGCCCTCGCCGCCGGCGGCAGCCTCGTACTCGTCATGTGTCTGAACGAGTTCGGGATCGTCCTCTTCACCGGGGCGAAGGGTGTGACGACCCTGCCGATGCTCGTCTACAGCAAGGCCATTCTCGAATCCGACTATCCGGCGGCCTGTGTCGTCGCCGTGGTCAACATCGCGATCTCCGTGGGTCTTTACAGCCTCTACCGGGTGGTGAGCCGTCGTGTTGGTGCATAG
- a CDS encoding phosphonatase-like hydrolase, with translation MGLVVLDMAGTTVADGGLVEQAFAVAAQELGVQPGSADHTAKLDYVRATMGESKISVFRHLFGAEALAQRANVAFEKAYGELVDGGRIAPIAGAREAIEELKGEGRTVVLTTGFARVTQDAILDALGWRDLVELTLCPADAGGRGRPCPDMVLSAFLRTGVVDGVRQIAVAGDTAYDMMSGVHAGASVVAGVLTGAHDDAALRAAGATHILGSVAELPAILRGVDA, from the coding sequence ATGGGTCTGGTCGTGCTCGACATGGCCGGGACCACCGTCGCCGACGGAGGCCTGGTCGAGCAGGCTTTCGCCGTCGCCGCGCAGGAGCTCGGCGTACAGCCGGGATCGGCCGACCACACCGCGAAGCTCGACTATGTGCGCGCCACCATGGGCGAGTCCAAGATCTCCGTCTTCCGGCACCTGTTCGGTGCGGAAGCCCTCGCCCAGCGTGCCAACGTGGCCTTCGAGAAGGCGTACGGGGAGCTGGTGGACGGCGGGCGCATCGCGCCGATCGCCGGGGCCAGGGAAGCCATCGAGGAGCTGAAAGGGGAGGGGCGGACCGTCGTCCTGACCACCGGCTTCGCCCGCGTCACCCAGGACGCCATCCTGGATGCGCTCGGGTGGCGGGACCTGGTCGAGCTGACCCTGTGCCCGGCCGACGCGGGCGGTCGCGGGCGGCCCTGTCCGGACATGGTCCTGAGCGCGTTCCTGCGGACGGGGGTGGTGGACGGCGTCCGGCAGATCGCCGTCGCGGGCGACACGGCGTACGACATGATGAGCGGCGTCCACGCGGGGGCCTCGGTCGTCGCGGGCGTGCTCACCGGGGCGCACGACGACGCGGCGCTGCGTGCGGCCGGCGCCACACACATACTCGGTTCCGTCGCCGAACTCCCCGCGATACTCAGGGGTGTTGACGCATGA
- a CDS encoding TIGR03364 family FAD-dependent oxidoreductase yields the protein MRVIVVGAGVVGTMHAWHAVERGHEVVQIERETEARGASLRNFGQIWVSGRAGGEELETALRARELWQGIGERVPGLGFRANGSLTLVRNEREHAVAEAALTRPDAAERGYKLLTADEARDLNPALRGEFSSALWCERDAAVEPRTAQLRLREALLANPRYTFLPGREVREVVGESAVRDDHGDVHTGDVVVLATGAWLGGLVRELAGPDLPVRRVRLQMMQTEPLGEALTTSVADADSFRYYPAYKSDALDALNAGQAQTPTAAAHKMQLLMVQRADGGLTIGDTHEYEHPFAFDTLEDPYDHLTEVVEGFLGRPLPKIKRRWAGVYAQCVDTSRVVHRQQVRDGVWLVTGPGGRGMTCSPAIAEKTADELGW from the coding sequence GTGAGAGTCATCGTCGTAGGAGCCGGCGTGGTGGGAACCATGCACGCCTGGCACGCAGTGGAACGCGGCCACGAGGTCGTACAGATCGAGCGAGAGACCGAGGCCCGAGGAGCCTCGCTGCGCAACTTCGGCCAGATATGGGTGAGCGGCCGCGCCGGCGGCGAGGAGCTCGAAACGGCGCTGCGGGCGCGTGAGTTGTGGCAGGGCATCGGCGAGCGTGTGCCGGGCCTCGGCTTCCGGGCCAACGGCTCCCTCACCCTCGTACGCAATGAACGCGAGCACGCCGTCGCCGAGGCCGCGCTCACCCGCCCCGACGCGGCTGAGCGCGGCTACAAGCTGCTGACCGCCGACGAGGCCCGCGACCTCAACCCCGCCCTGCGCGGCGAGTTCAGTTCCGCCCTGTGGTGCGAGCGGGACGCCGCCGTGGAGCCGCGCACGGCTCAACTCCGGCTGCGGGAGGCCCTGTTGGCGAACCCGCGTTACACCTTCCTGCCGGGGCGCGAGGTCCGCGAAGTCGTCGGTGAGAGCGCGGTGCGGGACGACCACGGTGACGTACACACCGGTGATGTCGTCGTGCTCGCCACCGGCGCCTGGCTCGGCGGGCTCGTGCGCGAGCTGGCGGGACCGGATCTGCCCGTGCGGCGCGTGCGGCTGCAGATGATGCAGACGGAGCCACTCGGCGAGGCGCTCACCACCTCCGTCGCCGACGCGGACAGCTTCCGTTACTACCCGGCGTACAAGTCGGACGCCCTCGACGCGCTCAACGCCGGGCAGGCGCAGACGCCGACCGCCGCCGCGCACAAGATGCAGCTGCTCATGGTGCAGCGCGCGGACGGCGGCCTGACCATCGGCGACACCCACGAGTACGAGCACCCCTTCGCCTTCGACACCCTCGAAGACCCCTACGACCACCTCACCGAGGTCGTCGAGGGCTTCCTCGGGCGGCCGCTGCCGAAGATCAAGCGGCGCTGGGCCGGGGTGTACGCGCAGTGCGTCGACACGAGCCGCGTCGTCCACCGCCAGCAGGTGCGCGACGGCGTGTGGCTGGTCACCGGGCCCGGCGGGCGCGGCATGACCTGCTCGCCCGCGATCGCCGAGAAGACCGCCGACGAGCTGGGATGGTGA
- a CDS encoding ABC transporter ATP-binding protein, translating into MSDGTPARSGIRFDHVSVAYGKNTVLDSLDLTVEPGEVMALLGPSGSGKTTALRAVAGFVKPVSGRVFIGERDVTGLPPHQRGIGMVVQQYALFPHMRVEDNVAFGMKAQKVAKSEIPGRVAEALEMTGMGAYAKRFPRELSGGQQQRVAIARALAIRPGVLLLDEPLSALDAQLRSGMLAELARLHRELPDVSILYVTHDQVEALTLADRIAVMDRARLQDCGTPQELYRAPRSEFTASFVGNANLLPVRVADGGVSFEGASLKVDTGEAVAGATATLCVRPHLVGLGDGPNALTGSVAEVQWRGATHRLYVDVGGQRVKADLRELRNPPGIGDSVTLHFASEDAVLLGAGVTDG; encoded by the coding sequence ATGAGTGACGGCACCCCCGCACGCAGCGGTATCCGCTTCGATCATGTCTCGGTCGCCTATGGCAAGAACACCGTCCTCGACTCGCTCGACCTGACCGTCGAGCCCGGCGAGGTCATGGCCCTGCTCGGGCCTTCGGGATCCGGCAAGACGACCGCGCTGCGGGCCGTGGCCGGGTTCGTGAAGCCCGTGTCGGGGCGGGTGTTCATCGGCGAGCGCGATGTCACCGGTCTTCCGCCGCATCAGCGGGGGATCGGAATGGTCGTCCAGCAGTACGCGCTCTTTCCGCACATGCGGGTCGAGGACAATGTCGCCTTCGGCATGAAGGCGCAGAAGGTGGCCAAGTCCGAGATTCCCGGGCGGGTCGCCGAGGCGCTGGAAATGACGGGCATGGGGGCGTACGCGAAGCGGTTTCCGCGCGAGCTGTCCGGAGGGCAGCAGCAGCGGGTCGCCATCGCGCGGGCGTTGGCCATTCGGCCGGGGGTGCTGTTGCTCGACGAGCCGCTTTCCGCGCTTGACGCGCAGTTGCGGTCGGGGATGCTGGCGGAACTCGCCCGGTTGCACCGGGAGTTGCCCGACGTCTCGATTCTGTACGTCACCCATGACCAGGTGGAGGCCTTGACGCTGGCCGACCGGATTGCCGTCATGGACCGGGCGCGGCTGCAGGATTGCGGGACTCCGCAGGAGCTTTACCGGGCGCCGCGGAGTGAGTTCACGGCGTCCTTTGTGGGGAATGCGAATCTGCTGCCGGTGCGGGTTGCCGACGGAGGTGTCTCCTTCGAAGGGGCGTCGCTGAAGGTGGACACCGGGGAGGCGGTGGCGGGGGCGACCGCCACGCTGTGCGTGCGGCCGCATCTGGTCGGGCTGGGGGATGGGCCCAACGCCCTTACGGGCAGTGTGGCCGAGGTGCAGTGGCGGGGGGCCACGCATCGGTTGTACGTGGATGTGGGCGGGCAGCGGGTCAAGGCGGACCTTCGGGAGCTGCGGAATCCGCCGGGGATCGGTGACTCCGTCACGCTGCACTTCGCTTCGGAGGATGCGGTGCTGTTGGGCGCGGGGGTGACCGATGGCTAG
- a CDS encoding HAD-IIA family hydrolase gives MAERKPIESWLTDMDGVLIHEGVPIPGADAFIKKLRESGKPFLVLTNNSIYTARDLQARLTRMGLEVPVENIWTSALATAKFLEDQRPGGTAYVIGEAGLTTALHDIGYVLTDHDPDYVVLGETRTYSFEAMTKAVRLINGGARFICTNPDETGPSTEGPLPATGAVAALITKATGKNPYFAGKPNPLMMRTGLNAIGAHSETSAMIGDRMDTDVLAGLEAGMETFLVLTGLTSRADIDRHPFQPSNVVDSIADLVERI, from the coding sequence ATGGCAGAGCGCAAGCCCATCGAATCGTGGCTCACCGACATGGACGGCGTGCTCATCCACGAGGGCGTTCCGATCCCTGGCGCCGACGCGTTCATCAAGAAGCTCCGGGAATCGGGCAAGCCCTTCCTCGTCCTCACGAACAACTCCATCTACACCGCGCGCGACCTCCAGGCCCGGCTGACCCGGATGGGCCTCGAGGTCCCGGTCGAGAACATCTGGACCTCCGCGCTCGCCACCGCCAAGTTCCTGGAGGACCAGCGGCCCGGCGGCACGGCGTACGTCATCGGCGAGGCGGGGCTCACCACCGCGCTGCACGACATCGGGTACGTCCTGACCGACCACGACCCGGACTACGTGGTGCTCGGCGAGACCCGCACGTACTCCTTCGAGGCCATGACCAAGGCCGTACGCCTCATCAACGGCGGGGCGCGGTTCATCTGCACCAACCCCGACGAGACCGGGCCCTCCACGGAGGGGCCGCTGCCGGCGACCGGCGCCGTCGCGGCGTTGATCACCAAGGCGACGGGGAAGAACCCGTACTTCGCGGGGAAGCCGAATCCGCTGATGATGCGGACCGGGCTGAATGCGATCGGGGCGCACTCGGAGACCAGCGCGATGATCGGTGACCGCATGGACACGGATGTCCTTGCCGGACTGGAAGCGGGGATGGAGACGTTTCTGGTGCTTACGGGGCTGACCTCCCGTGCCGATATTGATCGGCATCCATTTCAGCCCTCGAATGTGGTTGATTCCATCGCTGATCTTGTTGAGCGGATCTAG
- a CDS encoding alkaline phosphatase family protein produces the protein MTRRSFLVSTAALAAAAGPLSAVAGAVAKTPKVLVIGLDGALLNRIKDADAPALKALMSAGLTAPSAIYANPLAPTSSGPGWSTLITGVWPDKHKVLNNDFTGHQLAKYPDFMTRVEAAKPNLRTYAVSSWAPITDIIFSAKVDTRVSTPSAEYDAGTTTRAVAEVKSGNPDAVFVQLDNIDHAGHDSGAASQAYLDAIHGADTQVGQILDAVKSRATYGNEDWLIMITADHGHTDPGGHGGSSWPERQTFMIATGSTVAAGSVRHDVRMPDIAASALAHLGVAIDPAWGLDGRPIQQPTPDDFDALRAKLTGPVDEGGIGSGVIGFTHTPPSGWSVDNSKMGTGGITEWRGWSFTTDEFWTKTERDQQRELNIRARNVFAVADGDEWSDKTFSGTFDSTLISPAYDVTGGRPATLTYTTYYRQEAPQKGEVLVSYDGGAPVTVKTYTADTPSVVESVRLDVPAGARKAQVRFRYTGGNNWYWVIDGVKITAS, from the coding sequence ATGACCCGCCGCTCGTTCCTCGTCTCCACCGCCGCGCTCGCCGCTGCCGCAGGACCCCTGTCCGCCGTCGCCGGCGCGGTGGCCAAGACCCCGAAGGTCCTGGTCATAGGCCTGGACGGCGCCCTGCTCAACAGAATCAAGGACGCGGACGCGCCCGCCCTCAAGGCGCTGATGTCGGCCGGCCTCACCGCCCCCAGCGCCATCTACGCCAACCCGCTCGCCCCCACCTCGTCGGGCCCCGGCTGGTCGACGCTCATCACCGGCGTCTGGCCCGACAAGCACAAGGTGCTCAACAACGACTTCACCGGCCACCAGCTCGCCAAGTACCCGGACTTCATGACCCGCGTCGAGGCGGCGAAGCCGAACCTGCGGACGTACGCAGTCTCGTCCTGGGCCCCGATCACCGACATCATCTTCTCCGCGAAGGTGGACACCCGGGTCTCCACGCCGTCCGCCGAGTACGACGCGGGCACCACCACCCGCGCCGTCGCCGAGGTCAAGAGCGGCAACCCCGACGCCGTCTTCGTCCAGCTCGACAACATCGACCACGCGGGACACGACAGCGGTGCCGCCAGCCAGGCCTACCTCGACGCGATCCACGGCGCCGACACCCAGGTCGGCCAGATCCTCGACGCCGTCAAGTCCCGTGCCACGTACGGCAATGAGGACTGGCTCATCATGATCACCGCCGACCACGGGCACACCGACCCGGGCGGCCACGGCGGCTCCAGCTGGCCCGAGCGCCAGACGTTCATGATCGCCACCGGCTCCACGGTCGCCGCCGGTTCGGTCCGGCACGACGTACGCATGCCGGACATCGCCGCGAGCGCGCTCGCCCACCTGGGCGTGGCGATCGACCCGGCCTGGGGCCTGGACGGCCGCCCGATCCAGCAGCCCACGCCGGACGACTTCGATGCCCTGCGGGCCAAGCTGACGGGCCCGGTCGACGAGGGCGGCATCGGCTCCGGCGTCATCGGCTTCACGCACACGCCGCCGAGCGGCTGGAGCGTCGACAACTCGAAGATGGGCACCGGCGGCATCACCGAGTGGCGCGGCTGGTCCTTCACGACAGATGAATTCTGGACGAAGACCGAGCGTGACCAGCAGCGCGAGCTCAACATCCGGGCCCGCAACGTCTTCGCGGTCGCCGACGGCGACGAGTGGTCCGACAAGACCTTCTCGGGCACCTTCGACTCGACACTGATCAGCCCCGCGTACGACGTGACGGGCGGCCGCCCCGCGACGCTCACGTACACGACGTACTACCGCCAGGAGGCCCCGCAGAAGGGCGAGGTCCTGGTCTCGTACGACGGTGGCGCCCCGGTCACGGTGAAGACGTACACGGCGGACACGCCGTCCGTGGTCGAGAGCGTCCGGCTCGATGTGCCGGCCGGAGCGCGCAAGGCTCAGGTCCGCTTCCGCTACACCGGAGGCAACAACTGGTACTGGGTGATCGACGGGGTCAAGATCACGGCTTCCTGA
- a CDS encoding glycoside hydrolase family 6 protein, whose amino-acid sequence MYHKGTGRGHGFAARGVKAAAALAGAALLLSGCSSDDSGKDNESSGQPVKQQPKGTDPYWVNPDGNAAKQVASYEKDGKKDDAELIRQIAEQPVAEWIVPENAEEQARGFTEAAEKADRDALLVLYNIPHRDCGQYSGGGAADGNEYRKFIDQVAKGIGDRKTTVILEPDAVLHMVDNCTPEEFHEERYDLLKGAIEKLKSLKNTKVYLDAGNAGWKNPDSLWEPLKWSGVEQADGFSVNVSNFQTTEASTEFGKKLSAKIGNKPFVIDTARNGNGAYTKGKDSWCNPPGRALGEAPTTKTSDPLVDAYLWVKRPGESDGTCRGGPKAGEWWPEYALSLAEAAK is encoded by the coding sequence ATGTACCACAAAGGCACCGGCCGCGGACATGGATTCGCGGCCAGGGGGGTGAAGGCTGCGGCGGCGCTTGCGGGGGCTGCGCTGCTGCTGTCGGGGTGCTCCTCCGATGACTCCGGCAAGGACAACGAGTCGTCGGGACAGCCGGTGAAGCAGCAGCCCAAGGGCACCGACCCGTACTGGGTCAACCCGGACGGCAACGCGGCCAAGCAGGTCGCCTCGTACGAGAAGGACGGCAAGAAGGACGACGCGGAGCTGATCCGGCAGATCGCCGAGCAGCCGGTCGCCGAATGGATCGTCCCGGAGAACGCGGAGGAGCAGGCGCGCGGCTTCACCGAGGCCGCGGAGAAGGCCGACCGGGACGCCCTGTTGGTCCTCTACAACATCCCGCACCGCGACTGCGGTCAGTACTCGGGCGGCGGCGCGGCCGACGGCAACGAGTACAGGAAGTTCATCGACCAGGTCGCCAAGGGCATCGGCGACCGCAAGACCACGGTCATCCTGGAGCCGGACGCGGTGCTCCACATGGTCGACAACTGCACGCCGGAGGAGTTCCACGAGGAGCGTTACGACCTGCTCAAGGGCGCCATCGAGAAGCTCAAGTCCCTGAAGAACACCAAGGTGTACCTGGACGCGGGCAACGCGGGCTGGAAGAACCCGGACTCGCTCTGGGAGCCCCTGAAGTGGTCCGGCGTCGAGCAGGCCGACGGCTTCTCGGTGAACGTCTCCAACTTCCAGACCACCGAGGCCAGTACGGAGTTCGGCAAGAAGCTGTCGGCGAAGATCGGCAACAAGCCGTTCGTCATCGACACCGCGCGCAACGGCAACGGCGCGTACACCAAGGGCAAGGACTCCTGGTGCAACCCTCCTGGCCGCGCTTTGGGCGAGGCGCCCACCACGAAGACCTCCGACCCGCTCGTCGACGCGTACCTCTGGGTCAAGCGGCCCGGTGAGTCCGATGGGACGTGCAGGGGTGGCCCCAAGGCCGGTGAGTGGTGGCCCGAATACGCGTTGAGCCTCGCGGAAGCGGCTAAGTAG
- a CDS encoding ABC transporter permease, which yields MLVHSRKGKWATWVLFFVFFLPLFALPLLVILAASFSSHWSGAFPSGFTAEHYSSATRGESLEALTTSLVTAVGASLLALTVGAWAALAAASLKKGGKRVLDTLFVLPVAVPSVVVGLAILVAFSKPPMILNGTRWIVILAHTILVTAFAYQSVAAAIVRLDPAYEQAAASLGARPSYVLWKVKLPLLLPSLNAAAGLCFALSMGELSATMMLYPPDWMPLPVQIYAATDRGSLFTGAAVAVVLMAATLLVLFAVSRIRTRASYR from the coding sequence GTGTTGGTGCATAGCCGCAAGGGGAAATGGGCCACCTGGGTTCTTTTCTTCGTCTTCTTTCTTCCGCTCTTCGCGTTGCCGTTGCTGGTCATCCTCGCCGCGTCGTTCTCCTCGCACTGGTCGGGGGCCTTTCCCTCAGGGTTCACCGCCGAGCACTACTCCTCCGCCACCCGCGGGGAATCCCTCGAGGCGCTCACCACCAGCCTGGTCACCGCCGTCGGCGCGAGCCTGCTCGCGCTGACCGTCGGGGCCTGGGCCGCGCTCGCCGCCGCCTCGCTGAAGAAGGGCGGCAAGAGGGTGCTCGACACGCTCTTCGTGCTGCCCGTCGCCGTGCCGTCCGTCGTCGTCGGCCTCGCGATCCTCGTCGCGTTCAGCAAGCCGCCGATGATCCTCAACGGCACACGCTGGATCGTGATCCTCGCGCACACGATTCTTGTCACGGCGTTCGCCTACCAGTCGGTTGCGGCTGCCATCGTGCGTCTCGACCCGGCGTACGAACAGGCCGCCGCATCGCTCGGTGCCCGGCCCTCGTACGTCCTGTGGAAGGTGAAGCTGCCCCTCCTGCTGCCGTCCCTGAACGCGGCCGCCGGGCTCTGCTTCGCGCTCTCCATGGGCGAGTTGAGCGCCACGATGATGCTCTACCCGCCGGACTGGATGCCGCTCCCCGTGCAGATCTACGCGGCCACCGACCGCGGCTCCCTCTTCACCGGAGCGGCCGTCGCGGTGGTCCTGATGGCGGCGACGCTGCTCGTGCTCTTCGCCGTCTCGCGCATCCGCACCCGCGCCTCCTATCGCTGA
- a CDS encoding GAF and ANTAR domain-containing protein, with protein MRDRTSELRLAEVLVETSDTVADDFDPELYLSRVAGHCVELLDATAAGVLVDGDHLPALVASGHPRPLALDLLKTQQGGGPCVDSLGTGRAVPPVRLTTAESARRWPEFTARARAHGIGATYAVPLRQRETTLGALNLFVADASHGGAADGELRLAQAIADMAAVGLHNHRTYTEYRTLTAQLQSALTSRIRIEQAKGILAERWHTSVDQAFAALRRYARREQLVMTVVATSVIEGSLDDAALRDEWSEPSGEAP; from the coding sequence ATGCGGGACCGCACCTCTGAACTACGACTGGCTGAAGTCCTGGTGGAAACCTCGGACACAGTCGCCGACGACTTCGATCCCGAGCTCTACCTCAGCCGTGTCGCCGGCCACTGCGTCGAACTGCTCGACGCGACCGCGGCCGGGGTACTGGTCGACGGCGACCACCTGCCCGCCCTCGTCGCGAGCGGACACCCCCGGCCGCTCGCCCTCGACCTGCTCAAGACCCAGCAGGGCGGCGGCCCGTGCGTGGACAGCCTCGGTACGGGGCGGGCCGTACCGCCCGTCCGGCTCACCACCGCCGAATCGGCGCGCCGCTGGCCCGAGTTCACGGCGCGGGCCCGGGCGCACGGCATCGGGGCGACCTACGCGGTTCCGCTGCGGCAGCGCGAGACGACGCTGGGCGCGCTCAACCTCTTTGTGGCCGACGCGTCCCACGGCGGCGCCGCGGACGGTGAGTTGCGCCTTGCTCAGGCGATCGCCGACATGGCCGCGGTCGGCCTGCACAACCACCGCACTTACACGGAGTATCGAACGCTCACCGCCCAGCTCCAATCGGCCCTGACCAGCCGTATTCGAATCGAACAGGCCAAAGGCATACTCGCCGAGCGCTGGCACACCTCAGTGGACCAAGCCTTTGCCGCTTTGCGACGGTACGCACGTCGAGAACAGCTGGTCATGACGGTGGTCGCCACATCGGTGATCGAAGGCTCGCTCGACGACGCGGCGCTGCGCGACGAATGGTCCGAACCTTCCGGGGAAGCACCCTGA
- a CDS encoding 2-aminoethylphosphonate ABC transporter substrate-binding protein → MSRHTTRIRTFAAASGSLVLAGSLTACGGDSSASDAKEVTVYSADGLKGENGDGWYDQVFKDFEKKTGIKVNYVEGGSGEMVQRAVREKSNTQADVIITLPPFIQQADEKGLLQAYKPRGSEEVDGADKAADGKWTSVVNNYFGFIYNKKELGGGKAPKTWEDLTDSSYKDKVQYSTPGVAGDGTAVLIKAMHDFGGKKPAMDYLKKLQTNNVGPSASTGKLAPKVDKGELLAANGDVQMNFAQSKDMPNLGIWFPAKEGGKRTTFALPYAAGLVNKAPHSANAKKFLDYLLSQKAQQQVSEIGGGFAARKDIKATDANAVALDKIVEGVEVFEPDWADISENLQTYVEDWKSATGS, encoded by the coding sequence ATGTCCCGTCACACCACGCGCATCAGAACGTTCGCCGCCGCCTCCGGCAGCCTCGTACTCGCCGGATCGCTCACCGCGTGCGGCGGCGACTCGTCGGCGTCCGACGCCAAGGAAGTCACCGTCTACAGCGCCGACGGCCTCAAGGGCGAGAACGGCGACGGCTGGTACGACCAGGTCTTCAAGGACTTCGAGAAGAAGACCGGCATCAAGGTGAACTACGTCGAGGGCGGCTCCGGCGAGATGGTGCAGCGCGCCGTCCGCGAGAAGTCCAACACGCAGGCCGACGTCATCATCACGCTGCCGCCGTTCATCCAGCAGGCCGACGAGAAGGGCCTGTTGCAGGCCTACAAGCCCAGGGGGTCGGAGGAGGTCGACGGCGCCGACAAGGCCGCCGACGGCAAGTGGACCTCCGTCGTGAACAACTACTTCGGCTTCATCTACAACAAGAAGGAGCTCGGCGGCGGCAAGGCGCCCAAGACCTGGGAGGACCTCACCGACTCCTCGTACAAGGACAAGGTCCAGTACTCCACGCCCGGCGTCGCGGGCGACGGAACCGCCGTGCTCATCAAGGCGATGCACGACTTCGGCGGCAAGAAGCCCGCCATGGACTATCTGAAGAAGCTCCAGACGAACAACGTCGGTCCGTCCGCCTCCACCGGCAAGCTCGCGCCGAAGGTCGACAAGGGCGAGCTGCTCGCCGCCAACGGCGATGTCCAGATGAACTTCGCGCAGTCCAAGGACATGCCGAACCTGGGCATCTGGTTCCCGGCCAAGGAGGGCGGCAAGCGCACCACCTTCGCCCTGCCCTACGCGGCCGGCCTGGTCAACAAGGCCCCGCACAGCGCCAATGCGAAGAAGTTCCTCGACTACCTGCTCAGCCAGAAGGCGCAGCAGCAGGTCAGCGAGATCGGCGGCGGCTTCGCGGCGCGCAAGGACATCAAGGCCACCGACGCCAACGCGGTCGCGCTCGACAAGATCGTCGAGGGCGTCGAGGTCTTCGAGCCGGACTGGGCGGACATCTCCGAGAACCTCCAGACGTACGTGGAGGACTGGAAGTCGGCCACCGGCAGCTGA
- a CDS encoding class F sortase, producing the protein MSEGERPSGTSGLLTGVAWAMLLVGLWLWGSEITDGGGHSGPTTGDVAAVGRPFGVELPDAHKPLAPAAPQRVDVPSLDVRAPVVARGLDRDGAIDPPPFEQSGTVGWYGGGTRPGAAGTSLFVGHVDTETRPAVFYDLSAVRPGAKIRVTRDDGSVAEFTVDDVQVLGRDRFDAKKAYGPHEDGRAELRLITCGGTFDPATKTYSANVVVSAYLTGTRS; encoded by the coding sequence ATGTCCGAGGGTGAACGACCGTCCGGTACCAGCGGGCTCCTCACCGGCGTCGCCTGGGCGATGCTGCTCGTCGGGCTCTGGCTGTGGGGCAGCGAGATCACGGACGGCGGCGGCCACTCGGGCCCCACGACCGGTGACGTCGCGGCGGTCGGACGCCCCTTCGGTGTCGAACTCCCGGACGCGCACAAGCCGTTGGCCCCAGCGGCGCCCCAGCGGGTCGATGTGCCCTCGCTCGACGTGCGCGCGCCCGTGGTGGCCCGCGGCCTCGACCGGGACGGTGCGATCGACCCGCCGCCCTTCGAGCAGTCGGGCACGGTCGGCTGGTACGGCGGCGGGACGCGCCCCGGCGCCGCGGGCACCTCCCTGTTCGTCGGCCACGTCGACACCGAGACGCGCCCCGCGGTCTTCTACGACCTCAGCGCCGTGCGCCCCGGCGCGAAGATCCGGGTGACCCGCGACGACGGCTCGGTTGCCGAGTTCACCGTGGACGACGTCCAGGTGCTCGGCCGCGACCGCTTCGACGCGAAGAAGGCGTACGGCCCCCATGAGGACGGCCGCGCCGAGCTCAGGCTCATCACCTGTGGCGGCACCTTCGACCCGGCGACCAAGACGTACTCGGCGAACGTGGTGGTGTCCGCCTACCTCACCGGCACGCGGTCGTAG